The nucleotide sequence CGTACGAATCCTGGGCTGAACCGTACGGACGCTTGCAAGGCATCATGGGCAAGTGTTTGGAAGAAGAATGCTTGGACCGCGAGCCAAGAAATGCGCTGTTCTTTCGGCGTTTTAAGCAACAGCATCCGCGGCAAGCCGTGATGTTGCATTTCAACGGCAACGCCAGGGATCCACGCTATCACACCGAACCGTTCTTTGCCGGTCACTGGATTTATCGACAAGCGGTCGTCATCACCGAAGATGTGCCCGCCGAGAATGGCGTGACAGACATCGCGGTCCAGAACGTTCGCGATTTTCGAATCGAAACAGGGCGGTACAAGAACCGCAACGACGACATTGCTCTGTTTGGCATGACCGCCGACGGCAAACACGACTGGAACCACTGCGAACAAGTGCAACTGGTATCGGTCAATGCAAAGGAACAAACCATTCGCGTTCGTCGCGGATGCTATGGAACACAACCGCTGGCATTCAAGGCCGGGGCCAGTCGCGCGGCGGCCCATCAAACCGAAGGTCCTTGGGGACGCAACAATCACTTGATGTGGTACTACAACTACGCCACACATTGCCCCCGCGATGCGAATGGTAAGACGTGCACCGATCATTTGGTCGATGACTTGGCACGATGGTTCAGCAGCGACGGAATCCTGGCCGACTTCGACGGCATCGAATTCGATGTTCTGTTCAACGACACGCACGGTGACACCGACGGAGATGGCATCGTGGACGATGGGGTGATCGACGGCGTCGACCGGTACAGCATCGGCGTCGTCCAGTTTGCACAACAACTGCGTGAACGAATGGGGGATGATTTCTTGATTTTGGCCGATGGTGCACTGGGACCAGGCGGCAGCCGCAGCCAAAGGGCGTTTGGCATCTTCAACGGCATCGAAAGCGAAGGCTGGCCGAATCTGAACGACTGGGAATTCGACGATTGGTCGGGCGGGCTGAACCGGCTGTTGTACTGGCAGGAAAACGCACGGGCTCCGGCTTTCAGCTACGTCAATCACAAGTGGATTCAACCGGTCGCGGGACAGCCCGGTGTCACTCGACATCCGGATGTCGCCCCGGCCCGACATCGCCTGGCCATGGCGGCGGCGGTCGCCGCCGACAACGCCGTTTGCTTTTCGATCCGCCCGGCCAATGATCCCGGCGGCAAGCCCGGGATCTGGGACGAACTGCGTGGCGGTGCTCGGGGCGAAGCCGGGTGGCTGGGAAAACCAATCGAACCCATGCAACGTCTCGCCGCTCGAACGCCCGACCTGATATCCGGTGCCGCACCTAGCCCGGCCGACTTGGCGAAGATCATCCAAGGCAACGTATCCACGCAAGTGGTCGACGGGGGCCTGCGGATCACGCCAAACGATCCGGTAGCAACCAGCACCGCCTTTCGCATCTCGGCGATTCCCACGTCGGGCCCTGACCAGACCGTGCTGGCGACGTTGTCCGCCGATCCGATGCCCGGGTATTCCGCAACGATGGCCCGTTTGGGATCGCTGGGCATCACCGACGGTCGAGTACAATCGTTGATGGAACGCGACGACATCGTCACCGGCATGCGTTTGCGAAACCAAACGCGTGATCGGTCGCTGGATCCGGCGACGGGCGCAAAGTTTTCGGCCGCTCGTGTCAGCATTGAAGAAGAAACCTTCGACGCGTTTTCGGTCCACCCACCCTACAAAGCCGCCAAAGGTGCGACGTTCTGGACCATCGAAACCGACGTCAAAGCCGATCAGTCGCTTTGTTTTGCTTTGGGAATGGGACCGCTTAGCCCACAACGAAGCGACGGCGTCCGCTTCATGATCGAAGCCACCGTGCTTTCCAACGGGCACCGGTCGGTCACGCAAACAATCTTTGACGAAACCACCAACGAACACTCATGGCTGCACCGGAGCGTTCCTTTGGATGATTTCGCCGGCAACCGAATCCGACTGAGATTCTTGGCCGACTGTGGAATCAACGACAATTCCACAACAGATCACGCATCCTGGGCAAACGTCCGAATCCAGCAATCGGACATGGATTCGTTGCCAAGCCAGGCCGCAAAGAAGGCGAACACTTGGGTCGGCGCCCAACCATTCACCGCCGGCTGTTACGCGTCCGCCATCGGCAGCCCCAAAGTGGACATTGAATTCCGGATCGAAGGCGGCCAAGCGGTATACCTTCATCAGATCAGCGTCCATGCCCACCCCGACGCGCTGTCGCGACGATTCGAAAATGGAATGATCATCGCTAACCCGTCGCCGCGGCCGATGAAATTTGAACTTCCCAGTGACCTGGTCGGGTCACTTCGTCACATCAAAGGCAGCGCGAAACAGGATCCGAAAACAAACAACGGTCGCCGCACCGGATCGGCCATTCAGCTGGGTCCTTTGGACGCGGTCTTTTTGGAACGCGTCGACACGGCGTCACGCTAATTCCGCGACGATTTGTCTCCCAAGCCAACCTTTGTCGCTTGCCGGCATGAAAACCGCGGCGTGACAATTGGTCACGCATGCGTTGCGATTGCATTCCCGGCGATGTCGCCAGCGGAACCTGAAACGCAAACATTGCCCTTGTCAGGGCGACACCGGCATCCGGCCCGCCTCAAACCTGACATTCGGTACGATGTGCGGCAGGACCGCACACGCTGGAAATTCATCTTGATGCCTTTTACAACTGCGGCATACCACCGCATTGGCTTTACAAGCCCATGCTTGTCGGGAAAATCGACTCGACACCGGTCAGGAAAGCCCCGGCAAAGAAGTCAGGTCGCAAGTGTTGTTTGTCCGATAGACAGGGCGTCCACACTTGTGGCAATCTCGATGGCGGCCACACTTTGATCGACCAAAGATTCGCCTTTCACCGTCGCTCACCGCAATTAGGAGTCTTGATGATGCAGCCCGTCAAATCATTGAATCATGTCGGGATCGCCGTCCGTTCGCTGGAGGATCAGAAAGCGTTCTATGAAGGTTCGTTGGGCGCGGAGTTTGAAGGCGTCGAAGACGTGCCCAGCCAGAAGGTGAAGGTCGCTTTTTATCGAGTCAACGATGTCCGGCTGGAATTGCTGGAACCCACAGATCCCGAAAGCCCGATCGCGAAGTTCATCGAGAAACGCGGCGAAGGCTTGCATCACCTGGCCTTCACCGTCGAAGATCTGCCGTCGCGGATCGCGGAACTGAAGGACGAAGGTTTGCGAATGATCGACGAAACACCGCGACCGGGCGCCCACCACACGCAAATCGCGTTCTTGCATCCCAAGAGCAGTTGCGGCGTTCTGACCGAACTGTGCCAGCCGATGAAAGCTTGATGAAATTCGTTTTCCAGCGAATGGTCGGTTCTGCGGCAACGCCCCCCCGCGCCGCTTCGGCAACAGAATTCGGTCATCCGTTTTTGACCTCATCCCGTTCACTTTCCTTGACCGCTGTAGTGATTGGATTCTTCTTCCATGACAACGTCAAAATTAACAGTCACCGATGACTTTCCGCCGGTCGATTATGACACGTGGCGGCAACAGGTCGAATCCGATCTGAAAGGCGCACCGTTTGACCGCAAATTGGTGTCGCACACCTACGAAGGCATCGACATCCAACCGGTTTATTCGTCGAAAGACCAGTTGGACGGGACCGACCCTATGGGCGTCCCCGGCGCGGTGCCGTTCACGCGTGGTGCCCACCCGATGGGCCCGATCATGTGCGGCGTCGATCAGCGTCAAGAACACACGCACCCTGATTTGGAAGCAGCCAATCAAGCCATCTTGGGCGACTTGGAAGGCGGCGTGACGTCCCTGACATTGCGTCTGGA is from Crateriforma conspicua and encodes:
- the mce gene encoding methylmalonyl-CoA epimerase, whose product is MQPVKSLNHVGIAVRSLEDQKAFYEGSLGAEFEGVEDVPSQKVKVAFYRVNDVRLELLEPTDPESPIAKFIEKRGEGLHHLAFTVEDLPSRIAELKDEGLRMIDETPRPGAHHTQIAFLHPKSSCGVLTELCQPMKA